In Cryptomeria japonica chromosome 10, Sugi_1.0, whole genome shotgun sequence, a genomic segment contains:
- the LOC131859359 gene encoding uncharacterized protein LOC131859359: MDSSFRDFRDRIIVIYLDDLTVFSKERKNHLKDLRAVLQCCREHGISLNPKKSVFCVTEGKLLGHIVSKEGIKIDPERVNAIQQLSLPSNRTGVRSFFNSAVKSILTRQEVGLNKRVTWVTKIQEYDLDIRPTKTIKGQGLCKLIPENKVETDEELPLTLFVGLQDTWFSDIAYYLTYGICPSHLSTKEQRNLKLKAAKYVIWQDVLYKKVLDGTYLRCVDKPKQRKLLGVYHNEACSGHFSSSVTAFKIIRNCFY; the protein is encoded by the exons atggattcttcttttagggatttcCGTGACAGGATTATTGTAatttacctagatgacttgaccgTGTTCTCtaaagaaaggaagaatcatctcaaagatctgaggGCAGTTCTACAATGTTGTCGAGAACATGGTATCTCCCTGAATCCAAAAAAATCAGTGTTCTGTGTAACTGAAGGCAAACTATTGGGGCACATCGTTTCAAAGGaaggcatcaagattgatcctgaaaGAGTCAATGCAATCCAACAACTCAGCCTGCCTTCAAATCGGACTGGAGTAAGGTCATTTTTCA ATTCTGCAGTGAAAAGTATTTTGACTCGGCAGGAAGTTGGGCTCAACAAAAGAGTGacatgggtaaccaaaattcaGGAATATGATCTAGATATTCGTCCTACAAAGACGATTAAAGGACAGGGCTTATGCAAATTGATACCAGAGAATAAGGTGGAAACAGATGAAGAGCTACCATTGACTCTATTTGTTgggttgcaagatacatggttttctgaCATAGCTTATTACTTGACCTATGGTATTTGCCCGAGTCATTTAtcaactaaagaacaaaggaatctcaaaTTAAAAGCAGCTAAGTATGTTATCTGGCAAGATGTTTTGTATAAAAAAGTcttggatggtacctatttgagATGTGTAGATAAGCCAAAACAGCGGAAGCTTCTAGGAGTTTATCATAATGAAGCCTGCAGTGGACATTTCTCATCCTCAGTAACCGCTTTTAAGATTATACGAAATTGTTTTTATTAG